The genomic region CTGCGCGCCTGCGTCGAGGCCCACCTGCGTGACTGCGTGGTCGACGCCGAGGAGTTCGGCTTCGCGCTCACCGACCACTTCCTGTCCCACTCGGCCGAGCTGGTCGAGCGGGCGGCCGGCCTCGAGCGCCTCGACGTGGCGCTGTACGCCGCGGCGCAGCAGGCCGGCGTGCTGCGCCGCGACCTGCCCCCCGCCTGGCTCAGCCACGCGGTGTGGGGCCTGATGCTCGGCTCGCGCAACGCCCTGCGCGCCGGCGACGTCGCTCGTCGTCCGCTCGAGGACATCGTCGTCTCCACGTTCTTGGACGGGGTGTCCGCGCGATGAGCCACATCCGCACGCCCGTGTCGCCCGCGCCCCCGCTCTCCCGACG from Nocardioides salarius harbors:
- a CDS encoding TetR/AcrR family transcriptional regulator, yielding MTPRDEARDAARRHLNEDPTLSLGDLAARMGMARATLHRHFSTREALLTEIGRASLDSWEASQQRCEQQAAIDSGDPARLRACVEAHLRDCVVDAEEFGFALTDHFLSHSAELVERAAGLERLDVALYAAAQQAGVLRRDLPPAWLSHAVWGLMLGSRNALRAGDVARRPLEDIVVSTFLDGVSAR